A single Ochrobactrum sp. BTU1 DNA region contains:
- a CDS encoding MFS transporter has protein sequence MSNTQTSASLPETSSRSPARLAELALAIGGFGIGTGEFAIMALLPDIARDLQVDMPSAGHLISSYALGVLIGAPVLAVIGAKLDRRKLLFLFMGLFAFGNLASAFMQHYTGLYIMRFVAGFPHGAYFGVASLVAASMAAPGKRAQAVGRVMMGLTVATLCGTPLATWLGQVAGWRAMFAAVGLIAILTMVLVMIYVPKQPADEGASPLRELGAFRRKQVWLTLGIGAIGTGGLFSVFTYVAATVTEVSHVDVKWMPLVFATFGLGMVLGNIVGSKLTDRTVMGTVGMVLLYDMAVMLAFPFLMQHPATAFLNILLVGGGFALVPALQTRLMDVAADAQTLAAALNHSALNLANAIGASLGGLAVAWGFGWTSTGTVGALLAVAGLVVFAISIALDRMGREKSALAIQEAA, from the coding sequence ATGTCAAATACTCAGACTTCGGCTTCGTTGCCGGAAACTTCGTCACGTTCGCCTGCGCGACTGGCGGAACTCGCACTCGCGATTGGCGGCTTCGGTATCGGAACAGGCGAATTTGCGATCATGGCACTTTTGCCGGATATCGCGCGCGATCTTCAGGTCGATATGCCCTCGGCGGGTCATCTGATTAGTTCTTATGCATTAGGCGTGTTGATCGGTGCGCCTGTGCTTGCCGTGATTGGTGCTAAGCTTGATCGCCGCAAATTGCTCTTTCTTTTCATGGGATTGTTCGCTTTCGGCAATCTGGCCAGTGCCTTCATGCAACACTACACTGGTCTTTATATCATGCGTTTTGTTGCGGGCTTTCCGCATGGCGCTTACTTTGGTGTTGCTTCACTGGTGGCTGCTTCCATGGCGGCGCCCGGAAAGCGTGCGCAAGCCGTTGGCCGCGTGATGATGGGGCTGACCGTTGCAACATTGTGCGGAACGCCTTTGGCGACATGGCTCGGACAAGTGGCCGGTTGGCGTGCAATGTTTGCAGCTGTTGGCCTGATCGCTATCCTCACGATGGTATTGGTTATGATATATGTGCCCAAGCAGCCTGCAGACGAAGGTGCTTCTCCGCTGCGTGAGCTTGGTGCCTTCCGTCGCAAGCAGGTCTGGCTGACGCTAGGAATAGGCGCGATTGGCACCGGCGGACTGTTCTCCGTCTTCACCTATGTGGCTGCTACCGTGACAGAAGTTTCGCATGTTGACGTGAAATGGATGCCACTTGTCTTTGCCACATTCGGGCTTGGTATGGTGCTTGGCAACATCGTCGGTTCAAAGCTGACTGACCGCACTGTGATGGGCACTGTTGGAATGGTGCTGCTCTACGACATGGCCGTCATGCTGGCATTTCCATTTTTGATGCAGCATCCGGCCACAGCATTTTTAAACATATTGCTGGTTGGCGGTGGCTTTGCGCTCGTTCCGGCATTGCAGACACGCCTTATGGATGTTGCGGCGGATGCGCAGACATTGGCAGCAGCGCTTAATCATTCAGCACTCAATCTTGCCAATGCGATTGGCGCGTCGCTGGGTGGTTTGGCGGTTGCATGGGGATTTGGCTGGACTTCAACCGGAACGGTCGGTGCGCTTCTGGCAGTTGCCGGTCTTGTCGTGTTTGCAATCTCTATCGCACTGGATCGTATGGGTCGCGAAAAGTCGGCGCTTGCGATACAGGAGGCTGCATAA